The nucleotide sequence CCGCTATGCAAGAGTCTATTGAACAATATATGCAAACGGTAGGACAGCAGGCTCGTCAGGCTTCACGTGTCTTGGCGCGTGCGTCCACCCAAACCAAAAACAATGCCCTGTCAGCAATTTATACGGCTTTAAAAAATAGCGAAGCTGCAATTCTGGCTGCCAATCAGATTGATATGGCGAAAGCGCACCAGAACAATCTTGACAGTGCCCTGCTGGATCGCTTAGAACTGACTCCCGCACGTTTCAAAGGTATGCTGCAAGGCCTGAATGACGTGATCAGTCTGGTCGATCCGATTGGTGAAATCACCGATATGGCTTACCGTCCATCCGGCATTCAGCTGGGTAAAATGCGTGTGCCGCTCGGTGTGGTCGGCATGATCTACGAATCACGCCCGAACGTAACTTTAGAAGCTGCATCGCTGGCACTGAAATCCGGGAATGCAATTATCCTACGTGGTGGTTCAGAAGCACTGGAATCCAATCAAGCGATTGCCACTGCGATTCAGCATGGCTTGCAGGTCGCTGGCTTACCAGAAGCTGCAGTACAGGTCATCAAGACTTCAGACCGTGCTGCAGTCGGCCATTTGATTACCATGTCAGAATACGTTGATGTGATCGTGCCACGTGGCGGTAAAGGGCTAATCGAACGTATTACCAATGAAGCACGTGTACCGGTGATCAAGCATCTGGATGGTAACTGCCATGTCTATGTCGAAGCACAAGCGGACTTACTCAAGGCATTACCAATTGCACTAAATGCCAAGACCCATCGCTATGGTGTCTGTAATGCCATGGAAACCCTGCTGGTCGATGAGAAAGTAGCTGCCGAATTCCTGCCACGTGTCGCTGAACTGTATCAGGGAAAACAGGTCGAACTGCGTGGCTGTGCCGAAACTCGCCGTATTCTGGGGGATCAGGTTGTAACTGCTTCAGAAGAAGACTGGTATACCGAATATCTTGGCCCGATTCTGGCAGTCAAGGTCGTTTCTGGCGTGGAAGAAGCGATTGAACATATCAACAAGTATGGTTCACATCATACCGATGCCATCATCACGG is from Acinetobacter sp. ANC 7912 and encodes:
- a CDS encoding glutamate-5-semialdehyde dehydrogenase, yielding MQESIEQYMQTVGQQARQASRVLARASTQTKNNALSAIYTALKNSEAAILAANQIDMAKAHQNNLDSALLDRLELTPARFKGMLQGLNDVISLVDPIGEITDMAYRPSGIQLGKMRVPLGVVGMIYESRPNVTLEAASLALKSGNAIILRGGSEALESNQAIATAIQHGLQVAGLPEAAVQVIKTSDRAAVGHLITMSEYVDVIVPRGGKGLIERITNEARVPVIKHLDGNCHVYVEAQADLLKALPIALNAKTHRYGVCNAMETLLVDEKVAAEFLPRVAELYQGKQVELRGCAETRRILGDQVVTASEEDWYTEYLGPILAVKVVSGVEEAIEHINKYGSHHTDAIITENYSIAREFMAGVDSSSVMINASTRFADGFEYGLGAEIGISTDKIHARGPVGLEGLTSQKWVVFGDGQIRQ